The stretch of DNA CGGACGATCGTGGCACGGCCGAGTTCGATGTGCTGATTGATTTCACCCGCCCGGGGCCCTGTCTGGCCGCACTTGCCGACTGCCAGGCGCGGGGCGCGGCGATGGTGATCGGCACCACCGGTTTCGACGAGAACCAGCTGGAAACCATTGAGCGGGCCGCGGAACAGATCGCGATCGTGATCGCCCCGAACTTCAGTGCCGGCGTTAACTTGACGCTAAAACTTCTTGATATTGCAGCCAAAGCGCTCGGCGATGATTTCGATATCGAAGTGGTCGAGGCTCATCACCGGCACAAGGTGGACGCGCCCTCCGGCACGGCGTTGCGTATCGGCGAAGTGCTGGCCGATGCCACCGGACGCGATCTGAGCGATTGCGCGGTCTACGCACGCCACGGCCATACCGGCGAGCGCGAGCGGCGCACGATCGGTTTCCAGACCATTCGCGGGGGCGATATCGTGGGTGAGCATACCGTGTTGTTCGCCGGCGACGGCGAACGCGTGGAGATCACGCATAAGGCCTCTTCGCGTCAAACGTTCGCTGGCGGCGCGATGCGTGCCGCGGCCTGGGCTTCCGATCAGGGCCCTGGACGCTACGACATGACC from Salinisphaera sp. T31B1 encodes:
- the dapB gene encoding 4-hydroxy-tetrahydrodipicolinate reductase — encoded protein: MTRVAINGAAGRMGRELAVACLRRDDLSLAAAFEAPGSDSIGQDIGRLANGEDLGVAIASADDRGTAEFDVLIDFTRPGPCLAALADCQARGAAMVIGTTGFDENQLETIERAAEQIAIVIAPNFSAGVNLTLKLLDIAAKALGDDFDIEVVEAHHRHKVDAPSGTALRIGEVLADATGRDLSDCAVYARHGHTGERERRTIGFQTIRGGDIVGEHTVLFAGDGERVEITHKASSRQTFAGGAMRAAAWASDQGPGRYDMTDVLGLSDD